A portion of the uncultured Bacteroides sp. genome contains these proteins:
- the trpS gene encoding tryptophan--tRNA ligase, with protein METVVSGIRPTGNLHLGNYFGAVKSFLQMQNEYNCYFFIADWHSLTTRPKPENIIKSAQTILAEYLACGIDPEKATIYIQSDVKEVLELYLYLNMNAYLGEMERCTTFKEKARKQPDNVNAGLLTYPTLMAADILIHRGIKVPVGKDQEQNMEMTRKFARRFNAIYETEFFPEPASFSLATKALKVPGLDGSGKMGKSEGNCIYLMDDAETIRKKVMKAVTDSGPTIPNSEKPEVIQNLFTFLDIVSTKETYTYFHEKWNDCSIRYGDLKKQIALDITAFNAPIRERIKEYSSNTDLLDKIAKAGADKARESAAKTLKEVREIIGFRI; from the coding sequence ATGGAAACAGTTGTTAGTGGAATCCGCCCTACAGGTAATCTGCATTTGGGTAACTACTTTGGAGCAGTAAAGAGTTTTTTGCAAATGCAAAATGAATATAATTGTTACTTTTTTATAGCCGATTGGCACTCATTAACCACCCGTCCAAAACCGGAAAACATCATAAAAAGTGCGCAAACAATTTTAGCCGAATATCTTGCATGTGGCATTGATCCTGAGAAAGCTACCATTTATATACAAAGTGACGTAAAAGAGGTTCTTGAGCTCTATCTTTACCTCAACATGAATGCATATTTAGGAGAAATGGAGCGTTGCACAACTTTCAAAGAGAAGGCTCGCAAGCAACCTGATAACGTAAATGCAGGCCTACTTACTTATCCAACATTAATGGCTGCAGACATTCTGATTCACCGTGGAATAAAAGTACCTGTGGGAAAAGACCAAGAACAAAACATGGAAATGACGCGCAAATTTGCTCGCCGTTTTAATGCAATCTATGAAACAGAGTTTTTCCCAGAACCAGCATCTTTTTCATTAGCTACCAAAGCATTAAAAGTTCCAGGGCTAGACGGGTCTGGTAAAATGGGTAAATCAGAGGGTAATTGCATCTATCTCATGGACGATGCTGAAACGATCCGAAAGAAAGTAATGAAAGCAGTAACAGACTCCGGTCCTACAATTCCAAACAGTGAAAAGCCAGAAGTTATCCAAAACCTCTTTACCTTTCTTGATATTGTTTCGACTAAAGAGACTTATACCTATTTCCATGAAAAATGGAATGACTGCTCCATTCGCTACGGAGATCTAAAAAAACAAATAGCCTTAGACATAACAGCATTCAATGCACCGATTCGAGAACGTATCAAAGAATATTCATCCAACACTGATTTATTGGATAAAATAGCTAAAGCTGGTGCAGATAAAGCACGTGAAAGCGCTGCTAAAACGTTAAAAGAGGTGCGAGAAATAATTGGTTTCCGCATTTAG
- the purB gene encoding adenylosuccinate lyase, protein MKLDLLTAISPIDGRYRSKAEALAGYFSEFALIKYRVLVEVEYFIALCELPLPQLKGVEISTFESLRSIYRNFSELEAQRIKDIESVTNHDVKAVEYFLKEEFDKLGGLDEYKEFIHFGLTSQDINNTSIPLSIKEALQQIYYPFVEELIEQLKTYAIEWSKIPMLAKTHGQPASPTRLGKEIMVFVYRLERQLAVLKACPVTAKFGGATGNYNAHHVAYPEYDWKAFGDHFVSLKLGLEREEYTTQISNYDSLSTIFDAMKRLNTIMIDMNRDFWQYISMEYFKQKIKAGEVGSSAMPHKVNPIDFENAEGNLGMANAILEHLAAKLPISRLQRDLTDSTVLRNVGVPFAHIVIAIQSSLKGLRKLLLNEPVIYRDLDNCWSVVAEAIQTILRREAYPHPYEALKALTRTNQAITENSIKEFIENLDVDGSIKQELRSITPHTYTGI, encoded by the coding sequence ATGAAACTTGATTTACTTACGGCCATTTCTCCTATTGACGGTCGCTATAGAAGCAAAGCCGAGGCTTTGGCTGGTTATTTTTCAGAGTTTGCTCTGATTAAATATCGTGTGTTGGTGGAGGTGGAGTACTTTATCGCCTTATGTGAATTGCCTTTACCGCAGCTTAAAGGAGTTGAAATTAGCACATTTGAATCTTTAAGGAGTATCTATCGTAATTTTTCGGAACTGGAAGCACAACGAATTAAAGACATAGAGAGTGTTACTAACCATGATGTGAAAGCAGTAGAATATTTTTTAAAAGAAGAATTTGATAAGTTGGGAGGGCTTGATGAGTATAAGGAATTTATCCATTTTGGTCTTACATCTCAAGATATTAATAATACTTCAATACCGTTATCTATAAAGGAGGCGCTTCAACAAATTTATTATCCATTTGTTGAAGAATTAATAGAGCAATTGAAGACGTATGCTATTGAGTGGTCTAAAATTCCGATGTTAGCAAAAACTCATGGACAGCCAGCTTCTCCGACTCGTTTGGGAAAAGAAATTATGGTTTTTGTATACCGTTTAGAGCGTCAACTTGCTGTGCTGAAAGCTTGCCCAGTCACGGCGAAGTTCGGAGGAGCTACAGGGAACTACAATGCTCATCATGTTGCTTATCCTGAATATGATTGGAAGGCGTTTGGTGATCATTTTGTCTCATTGAAACTGGGTTTGGAGCGAGAGGAATATACGACACAAATATCAAATTACGATAGTCTTTCGACCATTTTTGATGCCATGAAACGATTAAATACAATTATGATTGATATGAATCGGGATTTCTGGCAATATATATCGATGGAATACTTTAAGCAAAAAATTAAAGCAGGAGAGGTTGGCTCAAGTGCCATGCCTCATAAAGTGAACCCGATTGATTTTGAAAATGCAGAAGGCAATTTGGGAATGGCAAATGCAATATTGGAGCATTTGGCTGCAAAACTACCTATTTCACGCTTACAGCGAGATTTAACAGACTCTACTGTGTTGCGTAATGTAGGAGTGCCATTTGCACATATAGTGATTGCAATACAAAGTTCATTGAAAGGATTGCGCAAATTATTACTCAATGAACCGGTTATTTATCGTGATTTGGATAATTGTTGGAGTGTTGTAGCTGAGGCGATTCAGACTATTCTTCGTCGTGAAGCTTATCCGCACCCATATGAAGCTTTAAAAGCATTGACGCGAACTAATCAAGCAATTACGGAGAACTCGATCAAGGAGTTTATTGAGAATCTTGATGTTGATGGGTCTATAAAACAAGAATTAAGGAGCATTACCCCGCATACTTATACGGGCATTTAA
- the yaaA gene encoding peroxide stress protein YaaA: MLILLSCAKTMSGTSTTEVPLRTVPLFIKEASEVALQMCQFSVEDLEHLLRVNAKIAIENYKRYQSFHSQEAFDCPALLAYTGIVFKRLNPKDFTNSDFLYAQKHLRFTSFCYGLLRPLDAIHPYRLEGDVKLLDFSGQTLFSYWRLRLTDLFINEIKATGGVLVYLASDEMKGLFDWGRVLKEVKVVMPEFHQWKNGKLSTIVVYTKMARGEMARFILKNRIAVPEDLKSFVWEGFEYCEELSDDRRFVYVMGVK, from the coding sequence ATGTTAATTCTCTTATCTTGTGCTAAAACAATGAGTGGCACTTCTACTACAGAGGTTCCTTTGCGAACAGTGCCGCTATTTATAAAAGAAGCATCAGAAGTGGCATTGCAAATGTGCCAGTTTTCTGTTGAAGATTTGGAACATCTGCTACGTGTCAATGCGAAAATTGCAATTGAGAATTACAAACGTTATCAATCTTTTCATTCGCAGGAAGCATTTGACTGTCCGGCTTTGTTGGCTTATACTGGCATTGTGTTTAAACGCTTAAATCCAAAAGATTTTACTAATAGCGATTTTCTATATGCGCAGAAACATTTGCGTTTCACTTCATTTTGTTATGGTCTGCTTCGTCCATTAGATGCTATTCATCCATACAGATTGGAAGGTGATGTTAAACTGCTTGATTTTAGCGGGCAAACACTGTTTTCTTATTGGCGACTTCGATTAACGGATCTGTTTATTAATGAGATAAAAGCGACTGGAGGAGTACTTGTTTATTTGGCTAGTGATGAGATGAAGGGGCTGTTCGATTGGGGTAGAGTGTTGAAGGAAGTTAAAGTTGTTATGCCAGAATTTCACCAGTGGAAGAATGGTAAACTATCTACCATTGTAGTTTATACAAAAATGGCTCGTGGCGAGATGGCCCGTTTTATTCTAAAAAACAGAATAGCAGTGCCTGAAGATCTGAAATCCTTTGTTTGGGAAGGCTTTGAATATTGTGAAGAACTCTCTGATGATAGGCGATTTGTGTATGTTATGGGAGTGAAATAG
- a CDS encoding DUF3244 domain-containing protein produces the protein MKKSILFLLFFFSLICLSGHAASMPETSRDIKLQVERSNTPILKSSISSIPIEASIEGTIVSVSFLSDLNATVRITNVETGEVVYECAYSATALSILPVSLDGEDLGEYKIEICYEDTVVYGEFVLC, from the coding sequence ATGAAAAAAAGTATCTTATTCCTTTTATTCTTCTTCAGTCTCATTTGTTTAAGTGGCCATGCTGCTTCTATGCCTGAAACATCTAGAGATATAAAACTTCAGGTTGAAAGGTCAAACACTCCTATATTAAAGAGTAGTATTTCCTCTATTCCAATTGAAGCATCTATCGAAGGAACTATTGTGTCTGTTTCTTTTTTGTCAGACTTAAATGCTACAGTTCGAATCACGAACGTTGAAACTGGAGAGGTCGTGTATGAATGTGCCTATTCTGCTACAGCTCTTTCTATTCTTCCGGTGTCTTTGGATGGTGAAGATCTAGGAGAGTATAAAATTGAAATTTGTTATGAAGACACCGTTGTTTACGGTGAATTCGTTTTGTGTTAA